A single Bufo bufo chromosome 6, aBufBuf1.1, whole genome shotgun sequence DNA region contains:
- the PIGT gene encoding GPI transamidase component PIG-T, whose translation MAAVWLLLLVSLLLSPRGGDAAGLPHGDSFQEELLLTPLRSGDIAATFQFRTRLDSDLRQERVSHYRLFPKVLGQVIWKYSIQELHLSFTQGFWHTRSWGQPLLQAPAGAELWVWFQESVKDVDKNWKELTNILSGIFCASLNFIDSTNTVTPTASFKPLGLANVTDHHLLRYATLPREIVCTENLTPWKKLLPCGSKVGLASLLEAERLYHSSYHSQSVHIRPVCRDTGCSAVSWELRQMLTVVFDMYTNGLGKRDWSLFKMFARTVTEPCPLATQSKIYVESGYDENEIDLFEVTPTSALDITVPVHGNHRVYTLYNLLEPEFFNTSRNVNVALKWKGGSDSGHPQAPVFHADRYVSGYGLQTGVINTMIYNNHPFRAFPVMFLETVPWYLRLYVHTLTIITKGKENKPSYIHYVPAKDRQCPHLLEMLIQLPPNSVTKISIQFERALLKWTEYPPDPNHGFYISPSVLSVLIPSVRNAKTDELEASPLFSTIFPSSDDSGYFMRLYTEPLLVNLPTPDFSMPYNVICLTCTVVAVGYGSFYNLLTRTFQVEDNKKGGLAKKIANIIRRLRGVAPL comes from the exons ATGGCCGCTGTGTGGCTGCTGCTCCTGGTCTCTCTGCTGCTGTCACCCCGGGGAGGGGACGCGGCCGGGCTTCCCCATGGAGACTCCTTCCAAGAAGAGCTGCTCCTCACCCCGCTGCGCTCCGGGGATATCGCCGCCACCTTCCAGTTCCGCACCCGCCTGGACTCGGACCTGCGGCAGGAGAGAG TTTCCCACTACAGGTTATTCCCTAAAGTTCTTGGCCAAGTGATCTGGAAGTACTCCATCCAGGAGCTGCATCTGTCCTTCACGCAGGGGTTCTGGCACACAAGATCCTGGGGGCAGCCCCTCCTGCAGGCACCTGCCGGGGCCGAGCTCTGGGTCTGGTTTCAGGAGTCTGTCAAAGA TGTGGACAAAAATTGGAAGGAGCTGACGAACATCCTCTCGGGAATCTTCTGCGCCTCGCTAAACTTCATAGACTCCACTAACACCGTGACTCCGACTGCGTCCTTCAAGCCTCTGGGACTGGCCAATG TGACAGATCACCACCTTCTGCGATATGCCACCTTACCCAGGGAGATTGTGTGCACTGAGAACCTGACTCCATGGAAGAAGCTGCTGCCTTGTGGCTCCAAG GTTGGCCTGGCTTCTCTGTTAGAGGCAGAGCGTCTGTATCACAGCAGTTACCACTCCCAGTCTGTGCACATCCGACCAGTTTGTAGA GATACAGGATGCTCAGCGGTCTCCTGGGAGTTGAGACAAATGTTAACTGTGGTGTTTGACATGTATACCAACGGACTTGGGAAAAGAG ACTGGTCTCTCTTTAAGATGTTTGCCCGAACAGTAACTGAGCCTTGTCCTCTGGCTACTCAAAGCAAGATCTATGTGGAGTCTGGATATGACGAG AATGAGATTGACCTGTTTGAAGTCACACCAACTTCAGCTTTGGACATCACGGTTCCTGTCCATGGAAATCACAGGGTGTACACGTTGTATAATCTTCTAGAACCCGAATTTTTCAACACCTCTAGAAACGTGAATGTAGCACTAAAGTGGAAAGGAGGTTCTGATTCAG GTCACCCCCAGGCCCCCGTCTTCCATGCTGATCGTTATGTTAGTGGCTATGGCCTTCAGACTGGAGTGATTAATACCATGATTTATAACAATCATCCATTCAGGGCCTTTCCTGTCATGTTTCTGGAGACTGTTCCCTGGTACCTCCGTCTATACGTCCACACGCTGACCATAATTACCAAGGGCAAAGAGAATAAACCCA GTTATATCCACTATGTGCCAGCCAAGGATCGCCAGTGCCCCCATCTCTTAGAGATGTTAATCCAACTGCCACCTAATTCAGTCACTAAGATAAGCATCCAGTTTGAGAGGGCGCTGCTGAAGTGGACGGAGTACCCTCCTGACCCTAATCATGGATTCTATATCAG TCCTTCAGTACTGAGTGTCCTGATCCCCAGTGTAAGGAATGCGAAGACCGATGAGCTGGAAGCAAGCCCACTCTTCTCCACAAT ATTCCCATCCTCTGATGATTCCGGTTACTTCATGCGGCTGTACACTGAACCCTTACTGGTGAACCTTCCTACTCCTGACTTCAGCATGCCCTATAATGTCATCTGTCTGACTTGTACTGTGGTGGCCGTGGGCTACGGCTCTTTCTACAACCTCCTCACCAGGACTTTTCAAGTGGAGGACAATAAGAAGGGTGGACTGGCCAAGAAGATAGCCAACATCATCCGCAGATTACGTGGTGTCGCACCTCTATGA